From Microcebus murinus isolate Inina chromosome 15, M.murinus_Inina_mat1.0, whole genome shotgun sequence, the proteins below share one genomic window:
- the TKTL2 gene encoding transketolase-like protein 2 → MADNAKPDAKTVQALRDAANRLRVHSIRATCASSSGHPTSCCSAAEIVSVLFFHTMRYKQTDPQHPDNDRFVLSKGHAAPVLYAAWAEVGGISESDLLNLRTIHCDLEGHPTPRLRFVDVATGSLGQGLGAACGMAYTGKYFDKASYRVFCLMGDGEASEGSVWEALAFASHYKLDNLVAVFDVNRLGQSGTAPLEHCTDIYQNRCEAFGWNTYLVDGHDVEALCQAFWQATQVKNKPTAIVAKTFKGRGIPNIEDAENWHGKPLPKERADAIIKLIESQIQTSGDPIWKPPVEDSPQISITNIKMNSPPAYKVGNKIATRKAYGLALAKLGRENERVIVLDSDTKNSTFSEIFKKEHPERFIECFIAEQNMVSVAVGCATRGRTIVFASTFAAFFTRAFDQIRMGAISQTNINLIGSHCGVSIGEDGPSQMALEDLAIFRSIPNCTIFYPSDAVSTEHAVYLAANTKGMCFIRTSRPETEVIYTPQENFEIGQAKVVRHSDNDKVTVIGAGVTLHEALAAAEYLSQQGISICVIDPFTIKPLDVATIISSAKATGGRVITVEDHYREGGIGEAVCAAVSTEPDIVVHQLAVSGLPRSGKPSELLDMFGISARHIIETVKYTLMN, encoded by the coding sequence ATGGCCGACAACGCCAAGCCAGACGCGAAAACCGTGCAGGCGCTGCGAGATGCAGCCAACCGCCTGCGGGTCCATTCTATCAGGGCCACGTGTGCCTCCAGCTCCGGGCACCCCACGTCGTGCTGCAGCGCCGCGGAGATCGTGTCCGTCCTCTTCTTCCACACGATGAGGTATAAACAGACCGACCCACAACACCCTGACAACGACCGATTTGTGCTCTCCAAGGGCCACGCTGCCCCGGTGCTCTATGCTGcctgggcagaggtgggtggCATCAGTGAGTCCGACTTGCTGAACTTGAGGACAATTCACTGCGACTTGGAGGGACATCCCACCCCTCGGCTGCGGTTTGTTGACGTGGCAACAGGATCCCTTGGGCAGGGGTTAGGTGCAGCGTGTGGAATGGCTTATACCGGCAAGTACTTCGACAAGGCCAGCTACCGCGTGTTCTGCCTCATGGGCGACGGCGAGGCCTCGGAAGGCTCTGTCTGGGAGGCGTTGGCCTTTGCGTCCCACTACAAGTTGGACAATCTCGTGGCAGTCTTCGACGTGAACCGCTTGGGACAGAGTGGTACCGCGCCCCTTGAGCACTGCACAGACATCTATCAGAATCGCTGTGAAGCCTTTGGGTGGAACACTTACTTAGTGGATGGCCATGATGTGGAAGCATTGTGCCAAGCCTTTTGGCAGGCAACACAAGTGAAGAACAAGCCTACTGCTATAGTTGCCAAGACCTTCAAGGGTCGAGGTATTCCAAATATCGAGGATGCTGAAAATTGGCATGGAAAGCCACTGCCAAAAGAAAGAGCAGATGCAATTATCAAATTAATTGAAAGTCAGATACAGACCAGTGGGGATCCCATTTGGAAACCCCCTGTGGAGGACTCACCTCAAATCAGCATCAcgaatataaaaatgaactctCCACCTGCTTATAAAGTTGGCAACAAGATAGCTACTCGGAAAGCATATGGTTTGGCTCTGGCTAAACTGGGCCGTGAAAATGAAAGAGTTATTGTTCTGGATAGTGATACAAAGAACTCCACCTTTTCTGAGATATTCAAGAAAGAACACCCTGAGCGTTTCATAGAGTGTTTCATTGCTGAGCAAAACATGGTAAGTGTGGCAGTGGGCTGTGCCACACGTGGTCGAACCATTGTTTTTGCTAGTACTTTCGCTGCCTTTTTCACCCGAGCATTTGATCAGATCCGAATGGGAGCCATCTCTCAAACCAATATCAACCTTATTGGTTCCCACTGTGGAGTATCCATTGGTGAAGATGGACCCTCCCAGATGGCCCTAGAGGATCTAGCCATATTCCGAAGCATTCCCAATTGCACTATTTTCTATCCAAGTGACGCTGTCTCGACCGAGCATGCTGTTTATCTAGCTGCCAATACTAAAGGAATGTGTTTCATTAGGACCAGCCGACCAGAAACTGAAGTTATTTATACCCCACAAGAAAATTTTGAGATTGGACAGGCCAAAGTGGTCCgccacagtgacaatgacaagGTCACAGTTATTGGAGCTGGAGTTACTCTACACGAAGCCTTAGCAGCTGCTGAATACCTTTCTCAGCAAGGTATTTCTATTTGTGTCATTGACCCATTTACTATTAAACCCCTGGATGTTGCCACTATCATCTCCAGTGCAAAAGCCACAGGCGGCCGGGTTATCACAGTGGAGGACCACTACAGAGAAGGTGGCATTGGAGAAGCTGTATGCGCAGCTGTCTCCACGGAGCCCGACATCGTTGTTCATCAGCTGGCAGTGTCAGGATTGCCTCGAAGTGGGAAGCCTAGTGAACTGCTGGATATGTTTGGAATCAGTGCCAGACACATCATAGAGACTGTAAAGTATACTTTAATGAACTAA